A single region of the Anaerolineales bacterium genome encodes:
- a CDS encoding pre-peptidase C-terminal domain-containing protein — MSQRDTFMKRTLYTLLASVLVVGALLSVSPSQGQGGNTRKIAIGDQVRDTLNAQNFARIFAFDGQIGLPVTVTVTTDAAGLGLALILTDSDGNTVGQSAPDTATPGTVSLSNIVLNDIRPYFITVLRASGVEGTAAGEFLLTLSSAAVDPVTPTTVSLARGLSITLSWQTTDDLDIEVRDPLGGSVYFNNTSVPSGGTLSGNANNGCTQTTRNPSESVRWAGGSIPAGSYEVLVYFNRACNEPAAPATFSAVVNVDGTALPAVTGTLNLNEQYVFSFVISSAEQFALREGGANPLLLNLTPFASRLANPAALGTRTNVSGRIGNSNPVDVWSFNGTAGQIVTIQMDAIQGGSLDAQLILLDGQGNVVASNDDASNVTRNAAIVNKALPSTGLYVIVATRFGKIIGGTEGNYQLAITTTGGTVAGATPAVSPTPGGIILQPTPVGGGSVGLPGFPSGSITVSLTWNNRADVRLLIRDPLNRSLFSDVRNISGGGVLERTDNLNCQNLTAAPTTYAYFPIDPPLIGTYEVQVWMNNLCNEPTPPTYTLVVSVRGQEVIRETNRPDLNRNITVNTFSVDSAGTATATKGGIFARQLGTDIGDISGRIPDALALVYGGTSTGVIDVTSPYVVYTFQARAGDRVRIAMRSISGTLDPFLYLLDSTGLQLAQNDDVQPGQDANSRIDAVIPADGGYIVVASRFGAVFGGTSGSYEISLSPLGR, encoded by the coding sequence GTGAGCCAACGCGACACGTTCATGAAACGCACACTTTATACACTGCTTGCTAGTGTCCTCGTTGTGGGGGCGCTCCTCAGTGTCTCACCTAGTCAAGGACAAGGCGGTAATACGCGCAAGATTGCCATTGGCGATCAGGTGCGGGATACGCTGAACGCCCAAAATTTTGCCCGCATCTTCGCCTTTGATGGGCAGATCGGTCTCCCCGTGACGGTCACGGTGACGACAGATGCGGCGGGCTTGGGTCTGGCATTGATCCTGACCGACTCGGACGGAAACACCGTCGGACAGTCCGCGCCTGATACGGCGACGCCCGGCACGGTGAGCCTTTCCAACATCGTCCTCAACGATATACGTCCCTATTTCATCACCGTCTTACGGGCAAGCGGCGTAGAGGGGACGGCGGCGGGCGAATTTTTGCTCACCCTCAGCAGCGCTGCTGTCGATCCGGTGACGCCGACAACGGTTTCTTTGGCGCGGGGGCTGTCGATCACCCTTAGCTGGCAAACCACCGACGATCTCGATATTGAAGTGCGCGATCCGCTTGGCGGATCGGTCTATTTCAACAATACGAGTGTCCCCAGCGGCGGCACGCTGAGCGGCAATGCCAACAACGGCTGCACCCAGACGACGCGCAACCCCTCGGAAAGCGTCCGTTGGGCGGGGGGCAGTATTCCGGCGGGGAGCTATGAAGTCCTCGTCTACTTCAACCGCGCCTGCAACGAACCGGCGGCGCCCGCCACCTTCAGCGCGGTGGTGAACGTCGATGGGACAGCACTCCCCGCCGTTACCGGAACGTTGAACTTAAACGAACAATACGTCTTTAGTTTTGTCATTAGCTCGGCGGAACAATTTGCCCTCCGCGAAGGTGGCGCAAACCCGCTGCTGCTGAACCTGACGCCCTTTGCCAGCCGCTTGGCGAACCCCGCTGCGTTGGGGACGCGCACGAATGTGAGCGGGCGGATTGGGAACAGCAATCCCGTTGATGTCTGGTCGTTCAACGGCACTGCCGGACAGATTGTCACCATTCAGATGGATGCCATTCAGGGCGGCAGTTTGGATGCCCAGTTGATCCTTTTGGATGGGCAGGGGAATGTTGTCGCCTCCAACGATGACGCCTCCAACGTGACGCGCAACGCCGCCATTGTGAACAAGGCGCTTCCATCGACGGGGCTGTATGTCATTGTCGCCACCCGCTTTGGAAAGATCATCGGGGGGACGGAAGGCAACTATCAACTGGCGATCACGACGACAGGCGGCACGGTGGCAGGGGCAACCCCCGCTGTCTCGCCCACTCCGGGCGGGATCATCCTTCAGCCAACCCCAGTGGGCGGTGGGAGTGTTGGGCTGCCCGGCTTCCCAAGCGGCAGCATTACCGTCAGCCTGACGTGGAACAACCGCGCCGATGTGCGCCTCTTGATCCGCGATCCCTTGAATCGCTCCCTATTCTCTGATGTGCGCAACATCTCCGGGGGCGGTGTCTTGGAGCGAACGGATAACCTGAACTGCCAAAATTTGACGGCAGCGCCGACCACCTACGCCTATTTCCCGATTGACCCGCCCCTGATTGGGACGTATGAAGTGCAGGTGTGGATGAACAACCTCTGCAACGAGCCGACGCCGCCCACCTACACGTTGGTCGTTTCGGTGCGCGGGCAGGAAGTGATCCGCGAGACGAACCGTCCCGATCTGAACCGCAACATCACCGTGAACACCTTCTCGGTGGATTCGGCGGGGACGGCAACGGCGACGAAAGGCGGCATCTTTGCCCGCCAACTGGGGACGGACATTGGGGACATCAGCGGGCGCATTCCCGACGCACTAGCGTTAGTCTATGGTGGAACGTCTACCGGCGTGATCGATGTGACCTCGCCCTATGTCGTCTACACCTTCCAAGCGCGGGCGGGCGATCGGGTGCGGATCGCCATGCGCAGCATCAGCGGGACGCTTGATCCGTTCCTCTACTTGTTGGACAGCACCGGACTGCAATTGGCGCAAAACGACGATGTGCAGCCCGGACAAGACGCTAACTCGCGCATTGATGCGGTGATCCCCGCCGATGGTGGGTATATCGTTGTGGCATCGCGCTTTGGGGCTGTCTTTGGCGGCACAAGCGGGAGCTATGAAATCTCTCTATCACCATTGGGACGGTAG
- a CDS encoding response regulator — protein MAKTPSKPVPRILVVEDDSTFRETVRELLRDLGYKARGARSLTKAVKRLTRHHFDLILSDVEIGDGTGFDVIQIARQAHPDAPVILMSGNADPALTGEAVSSGAAQFLPKPFTMKELITVVEAMLNAAETDDPSSEESAP, from the coding sequence ATGGCGAAAACACCATCCAAACCCGTCCCTCGTATCCTTGTTGTCGAAGATGATTCGACGTTCCGCGAGACGGTGCGCGAACTCCTCCGCGACCTCGGCTACAAAGCACGCGGCGCACGCAGCCTGACAAAAGCCGTCAAGCGACTCACTCGCCACCATTTTGATCTGATCCTCAGCGATGTAGAGATCGGAGATGGCACAGGGTTTGATGTGATCCAAATTGCCCGCCAAGCCCACCCCGATGCCCCTGTGATCCTCATGAGTGGCAACGCCGATCCAGCCCTCACTGGAGAGGCAGTGTCTTCTGGAGCGGCACAGTTCTTGCCGAAACCGTTCACAATGAAGGAACTCATCACAGTGGTTGAGGCGATGCTAAACGCCGCAGAAACGGATGATCCTTCTAGCGAGGAAAGCGCCCCTTAG
- a CDS encoding FHA domain-containing protein, with the protein MTQQECPKCGTAIRGDRLVCDKCGTLLFDPKASTVHLRVDPAILKLRRKAERQTGQLALGTAVGMQIRGLVVRLEFEEGTEVVMGRIDLSNPDFSRFDLTPYGGHERGVSREHALMRYGEGKLTITDLASANGTMVNLQKLAPGEPTLIKDGDEIILGNLAIKIIMEGQV; encoded by the coding sequence ATGACGCAACAGGAATGCCCGAAATGTGGGACAGCTATCCGAGGGGATCGCTTAGTGTGCGATAAATGCGGCACACTACTGTTTGATCCAAAGGCAAGTACAGTCCATTTGCGTGTAGACCCCGCCATTCTAAAACTGCGTCGCAAGGCAGAGCGCCAAACCGGACAGCTTGCGCTTGGCACGGCTGTTGGGATGCAAATTCGAGGTTTGGTGGTGCGCCTTGAGTTTGAGGAGGGGACAGAAGTCGTTATGGGGCGCATCGACCTTTCTAACCCTGATTTTTCGCGCTTTGATCTCACCCCCTATGGCGGGCATGAGCGCGGCGTCTCCCGCGAACACGCTCTGATGCGCTATGGCGAAGGTAAGCTGACGATCACCGACCTTGCCAGCGCCAACGGGACGATGGTCAACCTGCAAAAACTTGCGCCGGGCGAGCCGACCCTGATCAAAGACGGCGATGAGATTATCCTTGGCAATTTAGCAATCAAGATCATCATGGAGGGGCAGGTCTAA
- a CDS encoding ABC transporter permease, with translation MIARLRYYLPTILIAAGVLVVWELAVRLLNIQQFLLPAPSVILQAMLNEIRLATTAGEGSILFAASLATLWSAFGGLVLGCAAGVIAALLTARWTILSEAAMPFAIAANSVPIIAFAPVMNNWFGTQNPASKMAIVAIIVFFPMMINTVRGLTLIDTRQLELMQSYAATPRRILRDLRIPNALPYMFSALRVASALSTIGAVVAEFFGGQRVMLGVFITQEASNFNFARAWTGIIMASIIGLSFYALVNLAERLIMPWHVSFRAAERT, from the coding sequence ATGATCGCCCGCCTACGCTACTACCTCCCTACGATTCTGATCGCCGCTGGTGTCTTGGTGGTGTGGGAACTTGCCGTGCGGCTGCTGAATATCCAGCAGTTCTTGCTCCCCGCCCCTTCGGTGATCCTTCAGGCGATGTTGAACGAAATCCGCCTAGCGACCACCGCCGGAGAAGGGTCGATCCTCTTTGCAGCAAGCCTTGCTACGCTGTGGTCGGCGTTTGGAGGGCTGGTGTTGGGGTGCGCAGCAGGGGTGATCGCCGCCCTCCTCACGGCGCGATGGACAATCCTCAGCGAGGCGGCAATGCCCTTCGCTATCGCCGCTAATTCCGTCCCGATCATCGCCTTTGCGCCGGTTATGAACAACTGGTTTGGGACGCAAAATCCAGCCTCGAAGATGGCGATTGTGGCGATCATCGTCTTTTTCCCGATGATGATCAACACGGTGCGCGGGCTGACCTTGATCGACACCCGCCAACTTGAACTGATGCAGTCCTACGCGGCAACCCCCCGCCGCATCCTGCGCGATCTGCGTATTCCAAACGCCCTGCCCTATATGTTCAGTGCCTTGCGCGTTGCCAGCGCTCTCAGTACGATTGGGGCAGTGGTGGCAGAATTTTTCGGCGGGCAGCGCGTCATGTTGGGCGTGTTTATCACCCAAGAGGCGTCCAACTTCAATTTTGCGCGGGCGTGGACGGGGATTATCATGGCATCGATCATTGGGCTTTCCTTTTATGCGCTGGTGAACCTTGCCGAACGGTTGATCATGCCCTGGCATGTCTCCTTCCGCGCAGCGGAGCGGACGTGA
- a CDS encoding ABC transporter substrate-binding protein: protein MLKRRMLTLLVVLSLVGVGAFGQAKAQDPIKVRLQLQWVAQSQFAGYYAAVAKGYYAEEGLEVTILEGAVDIVPQQVVASGGAEFGIAWVPKVLSSREGGADLVNIAQIFQRSGTLQVSFVDAGIEGVADLKGKKVGTWGFGNEHEVFAALRAAGIDPDKADDVTIVNQSFDMSQLLNGEVDAAQAMTYNEYAQVLEQVNPETGKLYQPEELSVIDYNDVGTAMLQDHIFALGSYLAENEETAVKFIRASIRGWVFCRDNFEECVDIVLENGPTLGKGHMTWQLNEINKLIWPSSAGIGVMDEALWAQTVKVALEGKVITKEPENAYRTDLVTKALEGLMKDMPDLDLKGEKYEPQTVEVTPGGE from the coding sequence ATGCTTAAGCGTCGTATGTTGACCTTGCTTGTTGTGTTATCCCTTGTGGGGGTGGGCGCGTTTGGACAAGCGAAGGCGCAAGACCCAATTAAAGTACGGTTGCAATTGCAATGGGTCGCCCAATCGCAGTTTGCCGGCTACTATGCCGCCGTCGCGAAGGGCTACTATGCCGAGGAAGGCTTGGAAGTGACCATCCTTGAAGGGGCAGTTGATATTGTCCCCCAGCAGGTGGTTGCGTCGGGCGGGGCAGAGTTCGGGATTGCCTGGGTGCCGAAAGTCCTTTCCTCCCGCGAGGGCGGCGCTGATCTAGTCAATATTGCCCAGATTTTCCAACGGAGCGGGACTCTCCAAGTCTCCTTTGTCGATGCGGGCATTGAGGGCGTGGCAGACCTAAAAGGGAAAAAGGTGGGGACGTGGGGCTTTGGCAACGAGCATGAGGTCTTTGCTGCCCTTCGCGCCGCCGGAATCGACCCCGACAAGGCGGATGATGTGACGATTGTCAACCAATCGTTCGATATGTCGCAACTTCTCAATGGGGAAGTGGACGCGGCGCAGGCGATGACCTACAACGAATATGCGCAGGTTTTGGAGCAGGTAAACCCGGAGACGGGAAAACTTTACCAACCGGAAGAACTGAGCGTGATCGACTACAACGATGTTGGCACGGCGATGTTGCAGGATCATATCTTCGCCCTCGGCAGCTACCTTGCCGAGAACGAGGAAACGGCAGTGAAGTTCATCCGCGCTTCGATTCGCGGGTGGGTGTTCTGTCGTGACAACTTTGAAGAATGTGTGGACATTGTGTTGGAAAATGGCCCCACACTTGGCAAGGGTCATATGACCTGGCAGTTGAACGAGATCAATAAGCTAATTTGGCCATCCTCAGCAGGTATCGGTGTCATGGATGAGGCGCTCTGGGCGCAAACAGTGAAGGTTGCCCTTGAGGGCAAGGTAATCACCAAAGAGCCAGAGAACGCCTACCGCACCGACTTGGTGACGAAGGCATTGGAAGGGCTGATGAAAGACATGCCCGACCTTGACTTGAAGGGTGAGAAATATGAGCCGCAAACGGTGGAAGTGACCCCGGGCGGGGAATAG
- a CDS encoding insulinase family protein, whose translation MTDQTATHALPGSRDIFVRDLPNGITVYVRENFAAESVVMAGYLEAGSVFDPPAQSGLADFVASALMRGTQRRTFDQLYETLDGLAARLGFSSGINTLSFSGKCLAEDLPTLLEIAADVLMHPAFPDDQTERLRGESLTGLKVAAQNSRLVASENATRFLYPAGHPNSFSLAEETETVRTLRLDDLRAFHARHYGARAMKLVIVGAVKGEDAVRFVEDALGAWANPDQPALPLIPRAEPIVAIQERVTALPGKTQTDVVMAWVGPERAAPDYTAASLANNILGVFGMMGRIGKVIREREGFAYYANSRLGASHVQTPWVVTTGVAPQNVRAAVSLMQAEVARFCDEPIRVEELADSQANYTGRLPLALEGNEGVATMILTMLSHNLGLDYLYGYAERVNAITPEEVSAAARHYLNPNAYVLGIAGA comes from the coding sequence ATGACTGACCAAACCGCCACACACGCCCTTCCCGGCTCACGGGATATTTTCGTCCGCGATCTGCCGAATGGGATCACCGTTTATGTACGGGAAAATTTTGCCGCCGAGTCCGTCGTTATGGCGGGCTATCTTGAGGCGGGGAGTGTCTTTGATCCCCCGGCACAGAGCGGCTTAGCAGATTTCGTTGCCTCGGCGCTGATGCGCGGGACGCAGCGGCGCACCTTCGATCAGCTTTACGAGACGCTCGATGGCTTAGCCGCCCGTTTGGGCTTTTCCAGCGGGATCAACACCCTCTCTTTCAGTGGGAAATGCCTTGCCGAAGACCTGCCCACCCTCTTGGAGATCGCCGCCGATGTCCTCATGCACCCCGCTTTTCCCGACGACCAGACCGAGCGACTGCGTGGGGAATCGCTCACTGGGTTGAAAGTGGCGGCACAAAACAGCCGCCTCGTTGCCTCGGAAAATGCGACGCGCTTTCTCTATCCGGCGGGACACCCCAATTCCTTTAGTCTTGCCGAAGAAACAGAAACCGTGCGCACCCTGCGCCTTGACGATCTACGGGCGTTCCATGCGCGGCATTACGGCGCACGGGCGATGAAGCTTGTGATCGTCGGTGCGGTGAAGGGAGAGGATGCCGTTCGTTTTGTGGAGGATGCGCTAGGGGCATGGGCGAATCCTGACCAGCCCGCCCTTCCGCTCATCCCTCGTGCCGAGCCGATAGTGGCGATTCAAGAGCGCGTGACGGCGCTCCCGGGCAAAACCCAGACCGATGTGGTCATGGCGTGGGTCGGTCCCGAACGCGCCGCGCCGGATTACACGGCGGCAAGTCTGGCAAACAACATCCTCGGCGTGTTCGGGATGATGGGGCGCATCGGGAAGGTGATTCGGGAGCGGGAAGGCTTTGCCTATTATGCCAACAGCCGCTTGGGGGCGTCTCATGTCCAGACCCCCTGGGTGGTGACCACTGGGGTTGCCCCGCAGAACGTCCGGGCGGCGGTTAGCCTGATGCAAGCGGAAGTTGCCCGCTTCTGTGATGAACCGATCCGTGTCGAGGAATTGGCGGATAGTCAGGCGAATTACACGGGGCGTTTGCCACTGGCGTTGGAAGGCAACGAAGGGGTAGCGACGATGATTCTGACGATGCTGAGCCATAACCTCGGTTTGGATTACCTCTATGGCTATGCCGAGCGGGTGAACGCGATCACGCCAGAGGAGGTCAGCGCGGCGGCGCGGCATTACCTAAACCCAAACGCCTATGTGCTTGGCATTGCCGGCGCGTAA
- a CDS encoding Glu/Leu/Phe/Val dehydrogenase, with protein MVANVVLSSVHKTADPTYLTALQQYDRAVSHLKLEDGLTEFMKWPRRELSVNFPVRMDDGSIRVFTGYRVHHSTVLGPSKGGIRYSSHVNIDEVRALAMWMSWKCALVNLPYGGAKGGVIVEPKDLSTPELAGLTRRFTSEIILLIGPKIDIPAPDMGTNAQTMAWMMDTYSMTVGYSVPAVVTGKPINIGGSLGREEATGRGVIVCMLEALRHKKITSSPKDISVIIQGFGNVGANAANRAYELGFKVIAVSDVSGGYYNSNGLNIPAMREHIRRSTRKTLDGYTTDVERISNTELLELPCDVLIPAAMEGQITEKNANNIKAKLIVEGANGPTTPEADDILTDRGVLIVPDILANAGGVTVSYFEWVQGLQEYFWDEDEVYRRLERILINAYEAVVATQEEYHVDLRTAAQITAINRVAQATITRGIYP; from the coding sequence ATGGTTGCGAATGTTGTTTTATCGTCGGTTCATAAAACAGCCGACCCCACCTATCTTACCGCCTTACAGCAATATGATCGCGCTGTGTCGCATCTGAAGTTGGAAGACGGTCTGACCGAATTCATGAAATGGCCCCGTCGTGAACTCTCGGTAAATTTCCCCGTTCGTATGGACGATGGGAGCATCCGCGTGTTTACGGGCTACCGCGTTCACCATTCTACCGTCCTCGGTCCCTCCAAAGGCGGTATTCGCTACAGTTCGCATGTCAACATTGACGAAGTACGCGCTCTTGCGATGTGGATGTCGTGGAAGTGCGCCCTTGTCAACCTACCCTACGGCGGGGCAAAGGGTGGCGTGATTGTTGAGCCGAAAGACCTCTCCACCCCTGAACTTGCCGGTCTCACACGGCGCTTCACCTCGGAAATTATCCTGCTCATCGGACCAAAAATTGACATTCCCGCCCCGGATATGGGGACGAATGCCCAAACAATGGCATGGATGATGGATACCTACAGCATGACCGTTGGCTATTCTGTGCCAGCGGTGGTCACGGGCAAGCCAATCAACATTGGCGGCTCGCTTGGGCGCGAGGAAGCCACCGGACGCGGGGTGATCGTCTGCATGTTAGAGGCGCTCCGCCACAAGAAAATCACCAGCAGCCCGAAAGATATTTCCGTCATCATTCAAGGCTTTGGGAATGTGGGGGCGAACGCCGCAAATCGCGCCTATGAATTAGGGTTCAAGGTGATAGCCGTCAGCGATGTATCAGGCGGCTATTACAATAGCAACGGCTTGAACATCCCCGCCATGCGCGAACACATCCGCCGCAGCACGCGTAAGACGCTTGATGGGTACACGACGGATGTTGAACGCATCTCCAACACCGAACTGCTGGAACTTCCCTGCGATGTCTTGATTCCGGCGGCGATGGAAGGACAGATCACCGAGAAGAACGCCAACAACATCAAGGCAAAGCTGATTGTGGAAGGGGCGAACGGTCCAACGACACCCGAAGCGGACGACATTTTGACGGATCGCGGCGTGTTGATCGTCCCCGACATTTTGGCGAACGCTGGCGGGGTGACGGTCTCTTACTTTGAATGGGTGCAGGGGTTGCAAGAATACTTCTGGGACGAAGATGAGGTCTATCGCCGTCTAGAGCGCATCCTGATCAACGCCTATGAAGCGGTGGTTGCCACCCAAGAGGAATACCACGTAGACCTACGCACAGCAGCGCAGATCACAGCGATCAACCGTGTTGCACAGGCGACGATCACACGGGGGATTTACCCGTAG
- a CDS encoding UMP kinase — protein sequence MTAQPSLQIAPNALSTRYKRILLKLSGEALSGKGEFGIDPDQASRIAQRVKAIYDLGVQIGIVIGAGNLWRGKQGVERGMDQTTADHMGMIGTVMNALALRDSLEHVAIQARVQTAIEMNKVAEPYIRLRAIRHLEKGRVVIIAGGTGNPYFTTDSAAALRSMEIDSEVLIKATKVDGIYDSDPRKNSQAKRFTTLTFRDAIERRLEVMDTTAFTLCMENNMPILVLDFWKTGDLEAAIMGESVGTLVSN from the coding sequence ATGACCGCACAACCATCACTACAGATCGCGCCCAACGCCCTTTCCACCCGTTACAAGCGTATTTTGCTCAAACTCAGCGGCGAGGCGCTCTCTGGAAAGGGTGAATTCGGGATTGACCCCGACCAAGCCTCGCGGATTGCCCAACGGGTGAAAGCCATTTACGACCTCGGCGTGCAAATTGGCATTGTCATTGGGGCGGGCAACCTGTGGCGGGGGAAACAAGGCGTGGAACGCGGGATGGATCAGACCACCGCCGACCACATGGGGATGATCGGCACGGTGATGAACGCCCTTGCCCTGCGCGACTCGCTTGAACATGTCGCCATCCAAGCCCGCGTCCAAACCGCCATTGAGATGAACAAAGTTGCCGAGCCATACATCCGCCTGCGTGCCATTCGCCATCTCGAAAAGGGGCGCGTCGTGATCATCGCTGGCGGGACGGGCAACCCCTATTTCACAACGGATAGTGCGGCTGCCCTTCGTTCGATGGAAATTGATAGTGAAGTGCTGATCAAGGCAACCAAAGTAGACGGCATTTACGACAGCGACCCGCGCAAAAACTCGCAAGCGAAACGCTTCACAACACTCACCTTTCGGGATGCCATTGAGCGCCGCCTAGAGGTGATGGACACTACCGCCTTTACGCTCTGCATGGAAAACAATATGCCCATCCTCGTCTTGGATTTTTGGAAAACGGGCGACTTAGAGGCAGCCATTATGGGCGAATCGGTGGGGACGCTGGTGAGCAACTGA
- the tsf gene encoding translation elongation factor Ts: protein MVKTLREMTGAGFNDCRTALQETGGDMDKAADYLRKKGIATAAKKAGRSAEDGIIQTYMHHNGRLGVLVEVNSETDFVARNDSFKAFAKELALHIANLAPRYITREEIPAELAAKEREVLLARTIEEGKPANVAEKIVEGRMAKWYEELALMDQVWLHDDNKKVKEVLTDLIAEIKENIVIRRFARFALGEEESNGA from the coding sequence ATGGTGAAGACGCTCCGCGAAATGACCGGCGCGGGCTTCAATGACTGCCGCACCGCCCTCCAAGAGACGGGCGGCGATATGGACAAAGCGGCGGACTATCTGCGTAAAAAAGGCATCGCCACTGCCGCCAAAAAAGCGGGGCGCAGCGCAGAGGATGGGATCATCCAAACCTATATGCACCATAATGGGCGCTTGGGCGTCCTTGTCGAAGTCAACAGCGAGACCGATTTTGTTGCCCGCAACGACTCCTTCAAGGCATTTGCCAAAGAGCTTGCCCTGCACATTGCCAACCTTGCCCCCCGTTACATCACGCGGGAAGAAATCCCTGCTGAATTGGCGGCGAAAGAGCGCGAGGTGCTGCTTGCCCGTACCATCGAGGAAGGCAAGCCAGCAAACGTTGCTGAGAAGATCGTCGAAGGGCGCATGGCAAAATGGTACGAAGAACTCGCCCTCATGGATCAAGTGTGGCTGCACGATGACAACAAGAAGGTGAAAGAGGTTCTCACCGACCTGATCGCTGAGATCAAAGAGAATATCGTCATTCGGCGCTTTGCCCGCTTCGCCCTCGGTGAAGAAGAATCCAATGGCGCATAG
- the rpsB gene encoding 30S ribosomal protein S2: MSVVSMKQLLETGVHFGHRAKKWDPRMKPYIFGERNGIHILDLQQTLSNLEEVYELVRTTVMEGGTVLFVGTKRQAQETIQQEAERAQMPYVNQRWLGGTLTNWRTIKSRIDQLKRFETEREKGETLMYTKKERFIRDRMIEKLQIRLGGLRYMKRLPNLIFVIDVRREDTALEEANTLKIPIIALVDTNCNPEQVDYVIPANDDAIRAIKLLTGKIADACLEGVAMRKAQGDDSDETASSQQGDGRRGFTEEDDNEERLLGKSTLAKLQTSSFGDDDE, encoded by the coding sequence ATGTCTGTTGTCTCTATGAAACAACTCCTCGAAACGGGCGTCCATTTTGGGCATCGTGCCAAGAAGTGGGACCCGCGCATGAAGCCGTACATCTTCGGGGAGCGCAACGGCATCCATATTCTTGACCTTCAGCAAACCCTTTCCAACCTTGAGGAAGTCTACGAACTCGTCCGCACCACTGTGATGGAAGGCGGCACCGTGTTGTTCGTGGGGACAAAGCGCCAAGCTCAGGAAACCATCCAGCAAGAGGCAGAACGGGCGCAAATGCCCTATGTGAACCAACGCTGGTTGGGTGGCACGCTGACGAATTGGCGGACGATCAAGAGCCGCATCGATCAGCTTAAGCGCTTTGAAACAGAGCGCGAAAAGGGCGAAACCCTCATGTACACGAAGAAGGAACGCTTCATTCGTGACCGCATGATCGAAAAACTACAAATTCGGCTCGGCGGGCTGCGTTACATGAAGCGCCTGCCAAATCTCATCTTCGTTATTGATGTGCGCCGTGAAGATACCGCCCTTGAAGAGGCGAATACCCTGAAAATTCCGATCATTGCCCTCGTTGATACGAACTGCAACCCGGAACAGGTCGATTACGTGATTCCGGCGAATGACGACGCGATTCGGGCGATCAAACTGCTGACCGGCAAGATTGCCGACGCCTGCCTTGAAGGGGTTGCCATGCGCAAGGCGCAAGGCGACGACAGCGACGAAACCGCATCCAGCCAACAGGGTGATGGGCGTCGTGGCTTCACAGAGGAAGATGACAACGAGGAGCGTTTGCTCGGCAAATCGACTCTGGCAAAACTGCAAACCAGTTCGTTTGGCGACGACGACGAATAG
- a CDS encoding response regulator transcription factor produces MTDGGSTLDRQDATILVVDDDGAARYAIRRTLERAGYDVEEAVNGEQALLVMEGRPYDVVISDIRMPDISGVELLARIKDRSPEAVVILMTGFSSLPSAVEALRLGAHDYLMKPVSNSDLRQSVARGVMRAMNIRRRQMLLESIKQNVALLIDVERAVKERPSNGVPPPPITVPPPTVVIGPLTLFPGHYRIQIGEESLNLTPTEFDLFLYLAAHRGRVVPCHELVREVRGYLVEENEAREVIRPHISNLRRKLEDAGQDPDLIDNVRGVGYRLNTSNEETV; encoded by the coding sequence ATGACAGATGGTGGTAGCACGCTTGATAGGCAGGATGCAACAATTCTTGTGGTGGATGATGATGGGGCGGCACGTTATGCCATTCGGCGCACGTTAGAACGCGCCGGCTATGATGTGGAAGAAGCGGTGAATGGGGAACAGGCTTTGCTCGTCATGGAAGGGCGTCCTTATGATGTGGTGATCTCCGATATTCGGATGCCCGATATTTCTGGGGTGGAACTCTTGGCGCGAATCAAGGATCGCTCCCCGGAAGCGGTGGTCATTTTGATGACTGGGTTCAGCAGTTTGCCTAGTGCAGTGGAGGCGCTCCGGTTGGGGGCGCATGATTACCTGATGAAACCCGTCAGCAATTCCGATCTGCGGCAAAGCGTGGCACGGGGGGTAATGCGGGCGATGAACATTCGCCGCCGCCAAATGCTGTTGGAATCAATCAAACAGAATGTGGCGCTGCTGATCGATGTGGAACGAGCGGTAAAAGAGCGCCCCTCAAACGGCGTTCCCCCGCCCCCTATCACCGTTCCGCCGCCAACGGTGGTCATTGGTCCGCTGACGCTTTTCCCCGGTCACTATCGGATACAAATTGGCGAGGAATCACTCAACCTGACGCCCACCGAATTTGATCTTTTCCTTTACCTTGCCGCCCATCGGGGGCGTGTTGTCCCCTGCCACGAGCTTGTCCGCGAAGTGCGCGGCTATTTGGTGGAGGAAAACGAGGCGCGGGAGGTAATCCGCCCCCATATCTCAAATCTGCGTCGTAAATTAGAAGATGCCGGGCAAGACCCCGACCTGATCGACAATGTGCGCGGGGTTGGCTATCGGCTGAACACTTCTAATGAGGAGACCGTATGA